Proteins found in one Holophagales bacterium genomic segment:
- a CDS encoding PAS domain S-box protein gives MKPAVPRRARPALEALVLGVITVGVVGLEPRAFLAGALVATVFFVIRLRRMRELDRVREGVATAATGTRPQEWRGLSPETESVFHALHRFADLVAREREGSEKARVLARSVFEEVPVGLVVVDRSLALLDVNPAARLLFGVPPDASCPALHDVVRDPQVLGLFRSLISAGGAGDEVSSPIVLKVEGREGGERLLEVAARAVPGTHADGEPAAIGVARDVTERERTEQMRRQFVSDVSHELRTPLATIRAAAETLVEEKSLDEAANHLAAILERQAGQMQDLVSDLTDLSQIESGAVTLQLEDVPLQGLLAGVVKDLEGPARARQVEVALEARTGRSVRGDRRRLAQVFRNLVDNAVKFSPIGARVEVVSEERKGSAGAEILVHVIDRGIGIPASEQAKVFQRFYRVDPSRSKTTPGTGLGLAIVKHLLILHGGAIRVESEPLRGSRFTVVLPAAADAALKEAS, from the coding sequence GTGAAGCCGGCCGTTCCGAGGCGGGCCCGCCCGGCGCTCGAGGCCCTCGTCCTCGGCGTCATCACGGTCGGGGTGGTGGGGCTGGAGCCCCGCGCGTTCCTCGCAGGGGCGCTCGTGGCGACGGTCTTCTTCGTGATCCGGCTGCGGAGGATGCGGGAGCTGGACCGGGTGCGCGAAGGCGTCGCCACGGCGGCCACCGGGACGCGGCCCCAGGAATGGCGCGGGCTTTCCCCGGAGACGGAGTCGGTGTTCCACGCGCTCCACCGCTTCGCCGACCTCGTGGCCCGGGAGCGGGAGGGGAGCGAGAAGGCACGCGTCCTGGCCCGCTCCGTCTTCGAGGAGGTACCGGTCGGGCTCGTCGTCGTCGACCGCTCGCTGGCCCTCCTCGACGTCAACCCTGCGGCCCGCCTCCTTTTCGGCGTTCCGCCGGACGCCTCGTGCCCCGCTCTGCACGATGTCGTACGGGACCCTCAGGTCCTCGGGCTCTTCCGCTCGCTGATCAGCGCGGGAGGCGCAGGAGACGAGGTGTCGTCGCCGATCGTCCTCAAGGTGGAGGGGCGCGAAGGAGGCGAGCGGCTCCTGGAGGTGGCGGCGCGGGCGGTGCCCGGAACGCACGCCGACGGGGAGCCGGCGGCGATCGGAGTCGCGCGGGACGTGACCGAGCGCGAGCGGACCGAGCAGATGCGCCGGCAGTTCGTCTCCGACGTCTCCCACGAGCTGAGGACGCCCCTCGCCACGATTCGGGCCGCGGCCGAGACGCTCGTCGAGGAGAAGTCGCTGGACGAGGCCGCGAACCACCTCGCCGCGATCCTCGAGCGGCAGGCGGGGCAGATGCAGGACCTCGTGTCGGATCTCACCGACCTCTCGCAGATCGAATCGGGCGCGGTCACGCTCCAGCTCGAGGACGTCCCCCTTCAGGGGCTTCTCGCGGGCGTCGTGAAGGACCTCGAGGGCCCCGCGCGCGCGCGGCAGGTCGAGGTGGCGCTCGAGGCGCGGACCGGGCGGAGCGTGAGGGGCGACCGGCGGCGCCTCGCGCAGGTCTTCCGGAACCTCGTCGACAACGCCGTCAAGTTCTCGCCGATCGGCGCCCGGGTCGAGGTGGTCTCCGAGGAGCGGAAGGGGTCGGCAGGCGCCGAGATCCTCGTTCACGTGATCGACCGTGGCATCGGGATCCCCGCCAGCGAGCAGGCGAAGGTCTTCCAGCGTTTCTACCGGGTCGACCCGTCCCGCTCGAAGACGACGCCCGGGACCGGGCTGGGGCTCGCCATCGTGAAGCACCTTCTCATCCTCCACGGCGGTGCGATCCGCGTGGAATCCGAGCCGCTGCGCGGGAGCCGATTCACGGTCGTGCTCCCCGCCGCCGCAGACGCCGCCTTGAAGGAGGCCTCATGA
- a CDS encoding response regulator transcription factor, translating to MASAPEVKGTDAAGATPARWRIALVEDDEDLAFTLLYSLRKDGRFDPVRYAGGLVALDEMTERPPDLVLLDLNLPDVDGLTICRELRRHETTRRVPILMLTARAEERDKLLGFDLGADDYVTKPFSMKELVARIVAHLRRAGGAGATADDAFDDGRLRVDRSRHLVEREGRAIHLTKKEFDLLWLLIKSGGRVVSRETILSRLWDYAADVETRTVDVHIRSLRKKIGDDVVETVVGVGYRFPT from the coding sequence ATGGCGAGCGCCCCGGAGGTGAAGGGGACGGATGCGGCTGGAGCAACTCCGGCCCGCTGGCGGATCGCCCTCGTCGAGGACGACGAGGACCTCGCGTTCACCCTCCTCTACAGCCTCCGGAAGGACGGCCGGTTCGACCCGGTGCGGTACGCCGGCGGGCTCGTCGCCCTCGACGAGATGACGGAACGGCCTCCGGACCTCGTCCTCCTCGACCTCAACCTTCCCGACGTCGACGGCCTGACGATCTGCCGCGAGCTGCGGCGCCACGAGACGACGCGCCGCGTGCCGATCCTGATGCTGACGGCCCGGGCGGAGGAGCGCGACAAGCTCCTCGGCTTCGACCTGGGGGCCGACGACTACGTCACGAAGCCCTTCTCGATGAAGGAGCTCGTCGCCCGGATCGTCGCCCACCTGCGGCGCGCGGGGGGCGCCGGGGCAACGGCCGACGACGCGTTCGACGACGGGCGGCTCCGCGTCGACCGGTCGCGCCATCTCGTGGAGAGAGAGGGTCGCGCGATCCACCTCACGAAGAAGGAATTCGATCTCCTCTGGCTCCTCATCAAGAGCGGCGGCCGGGTCGTGAGCCGCGAGACGATCCTCTCGCGCCTGTGGGACTACGCCGCCGACGTCGAGACGCGCACGGTCGACGTCCACATCCGTTCCCTGCGGAAGAAGATCGGGGACGACGTCGTGGAAACGGTCGTCGGAGTCGGGTACAGGTTCCCCACGTGA
- the pstB gene encoding phosphate ABC transporter ATP-binding protein, whose product MEAQIMTAPTPALAIETRTSPQPETAATGDPALIELRKFNFWYGAKQALFDIDLKVRERSVTAFIGPSGCGKSTLLRCLNRMNDLIDGVRVEGSLRVNGEDLYGSDVDVVDVRKRLGMVFQKSNPFPKSIFENVVYGLRIQGERNRTRLRDACEVALKGAALWDEVKDRLDDSALSLSGGQMQRLCIARALAVEPEVVLMDEPCSALDPIATAKIEELIFSLKERFTIVIVTHNMQQAARVSEETGFFMLGKLVEFDKTDVIFTRPKQKMTEDYITGRFG is encoded by the coding sequence ATGGAAGCGCAGATCATGACCGCACCGACGCCCGCCCTCGCGATCGAGACCCGGACCTCCCCGCAGCCCGAGACCGCTGCGACCGGAGATCCGGCCCTCATCGAACTCCGGAAGTTCAACTTCTGGTACGGCGCCAAGCAGGCCCTGTTCGACATCGACCTCAAGGTGAGGGAGCGGTCGGTGACGGCCTTCATCGGGCCGTCCGGGTGCGGGAAGTCGACGCTGCTCAGGTGCCTGAACCGGATGAACGACCTGATCGACGGCGTCCGTGTCGAGGGATCGCTCCGGGTGAACGGGGAGGACCTCTACGGCTCCGACGTGGACGTCGTGGACGTTCGCAAGCGCCTCGGGATGGTCTTCCAGAAGTCGAACCCGTTCCCGAAGTCGATCTTCGAGAACGTCGTCTACGGCCTGAGGATCCAGGGGGAGAGGAACCGGACGCGCCTGCGCGATGCGTGCGAGGTGGCGCTCAAGGGGGCCGCGCTCTGGGACGAGGTGAAGGACCGGCTGGACGACAGCGCCCTCTCGCTCTCCGGCGGCCAGATGCAGCGCCTCTGCATCGCGCGGGCTCTCGCCGTCGAGCCCGAGGTCGTCCTGATGGACGAGCCCTGCTCGGCTCTCGACCCGATCGCGACCGCGAAGATCGAGGAGCTGATCTTCAGCCTCAAGGAACGGTTCACGATCGTCATCGTGACGCACAACATGCAGCAGGCCGCGCGCGTCTCGGAAGAGACCGGCTTCTTCATGCTCGGCAAGCTCGTCGAGTTCGACAAGACCGACGTGATCTTCACGCGCCCGAAGCAGAAGATGACCGAGGACTACATTACGGGGAGGTTCGGTTAA
- the pstA gene encoding phosphate ABC transporter permease PstA yields MSSATPRLASARKAGLFQSGEPFIWITGSGLAAAVLMVAGLLWLILANGLGFFWPADVSQYALADGRTVAGPLAARERVPDPGATAGTVPRWRIKVKQGNRDVTGEDFVWIDESAIRSTTKPADVIAFERREWGAFYGWVKEVRDGGNVVASGRDASWKALSALLPKALDVYEEALTLEKDRIGAVNFEKEKLRLDRKKLELKGVSSGPDVEALAAKESKLQGEYDRLLTQLQAVRARVTAVLVLETAGGQEKELPLVQVVRADRPNEMGWFTKAGRYAANVWAFVSEDPRESNTEGGVFPAIFGTVLMVLLMSIVVTPLGVLTAFYLREYAKQGPVVSAVRIAVNNLAGVPSIVYGVFGLGFFIYFLGGSIDRLFFSEALPTPTWGTGGILWASLTLSLLTVPVVIVSAEEGLAAIPRGMREASLALGATKFETMWRVVLPAVMPSILTGLILAMARAAGEVAPLMITGVVKLAPALPIDGFAPFFHLDRKFMHLGFHIYDVGFQSPNVDAARPMVFTTTILLIVLVVALNLTAIVIRGRLRRKLRSSGI; encoded by the coding sequence ATGAGCAGCGCGACCCCCCGCCTCGCCTCGGCGCGAAAGGCCGGACTCTTCCAGAGCGGCGAGCCGTTCATCTGGATCACCGGCAGCGGCCTGGCCGCCGCGGTGCTGATGGTCGCGGGCCTCCTCTGGCTCATCCTGGCCAACGGCCTCGGCTTCTTCTGGCCCGCGGATGTCTCCCAGTACGCGCTGGCCGACGGCCGGACCGTAGCCGGCCCGCTCGCGGCGCGGGAGAGGGTCCCGGATCCGGGGGCGACCGCCGGCACCGTGCCCCGCTGGCGGATCAAGGTGAAGCAGGGGAACCGGGACGTCACCGGCGAGGATTTCGTCTGGATCGACGAGTCGGCGATCCGGTCGACCACAAAGCCTGCCGACGTCATCGCCTTCGAGCGGCGGGAGTGGGGCGCCTTCTACGGCTGGGTGAAGGAAGTCCGCGACGGCGGCAACGTCGTCGCCTCGGGGCGCGACGCGTCGTGGAAGGCGCTGAGCGCCCTCCTTCCGAAGGCGCTCGACGTCTACGAGGAGGCGCTCACGCTCGAGAAGGACCGGATCGGAGCGGTGAACTTCGAGAAGGAGAAGCTCCGCCTGGACCGGAAGAAGCTCGAGCTGAAGGGCGTCTCATCGGGGCCGGACGTCGAGGCGCTCGCGGCGAAGGAGTCGAAGCTCCAGGGCGAGTACGACCGGCTCCTGACCCAGCTGCAGGCCGTGCGGGCCCGGGTCACGGCGGTCCTCGTCCTCGAGACGGCGGGAGGCCAGGAGAAGGAGCTGCCCCTCGTCCAGGTCGTCAGGGCCGACCGCCCCAACGAGATGGGCTGGTTCACGAAGGCGGGGCGCTACGCCGCGAACGTCTGGGCCTTCGTCTCGGAGGACCCGCGCGAGTCGAACACCGAAGGGGGGGTCTTCCCGGCCATCTTCGGCACGGTCCTGATGGTCCTCCTCATGAGCATCGTCGTGACGCCGCTCGGGGTCCTCACGGCTTTCTACCTGCGCGAGTACGCGAAGCAGGGGCCGGTCGTCAGCGCCGTGCGGATCGCCGTGAACAACCTCGCGGGCGTCCCGTCCATCGTCTACGGCGTCTTCGGCCTCGGCTTCTTCATCTACTTCCTCGGCGGGTCGATCGACCGCCTCTTCTTCTCCGAGGCGCTGCCGACGCCGACCTGGGGCACCGGGGGAATTCTCTGGGCCTCGCTGACCCTGTCGCTCCTGACCGTCCCGGTCGTCATCGTCTCGGCGGAGGAGGGCCTCGCGGCGATTCCGCGCGGCATGCGCGAGGCCTCCCTCGCGCTCGGGGCGACGAAGTTCGAGACGATGTGGCGGGTCGTCCTCCCGGCCGTCATGCCGTCGATCCTCACCGGCCTCATCCTCGCCATGGCCCGGGCCGCCGGGGAAGTGGCGCCGCTCATGATCACGGGTGTCGTCAAGCTCGCGCCGGCCCTGCCGATCGACGGTTTCGCGCCGTTCTTCCACCTCGACCGCAAGTTCATGCACCTCGGGTTCCACATCTACGACGTCGGCTTCCAGTCCCCGAACGTCGACGCGGCACGGCCCATGGTCTTCACCACGACGATCCTCCTGATCGTCCTCGTCGTCGCCCTCAACCTCACGGCAATCGTCATCCGCGGCCGGCTTCGCAGGAAGCTCCGTTCGTCGGGAATCTGA
- a CDS encoding ABC transporter permease subunit — MSSTLESASPGDPVAPPARKAAARPLSRRFLADRLAARFVTLSGVVIIAAILAILFVIVAVVWPLLRSPSAASVPAGALPAGTVPLALAVDEYREEAFVATKGGLLILPVSGGEATVVELPELGEATVVKAVAPEPELIVLGLSDGRLYPVGVSTEVVYEEGKRRVTPSVRPGSPVTVGSEGKPAGVFKYVRGPDGPIALVATGPRQLTLVRVVEKTNMMGETTREEVRILLPVEAKGEVTSLALDVRGQDIFAGTSGGEIVRFDLRDEANPKQEETVSASSSGDALGVLGFLNGDRTLVSGDAAGRVFSWQVIQAESGDSRRLARIHEFRPHGAAVTGFSASRRDKGFVTGDAAGGVEVHYATTGKSLLSLEAGKAPLGAVVFAPKADAVLAASVDGRLHQFTLRNPHPEVSWNALFGRVWYEGYAQPDYVWQSTGGTDDFEAKFSLTPLIYGTLKGTFYALILAIPIALAGALYTAQFMHPNLRSVVKPVVEVMAALPSVVLGFIAGLWLAPMLERIVPGVLLMPVVITVLAVLGAAAWAKLPSRIRVRIPNGWEAVLLVPLVVGGGALSIWLGFEVERFFLASDYRHFLLTALGLTYDQRNSLVVGIAMGFAVIPIIFTVAEDSLSSVPTGLAAGSLALGATRWQTALRTVLPTASPGIFSAVMIGFGRAVGETMIVLMATGNTPVMEASIFNGFRALSANIAVELPEAPEGGTLFRVLFLAALLLFLMTFVVNTAAELVRLRLRKKYRTFE, encoded by the coding sequence ATGTCCTCCACGCTCGAGAGCGCGTCCCCGGGCGACCCGGTGGCGCCGCCGGCCCGAAAGGCCGCCGCCCGGCCGCTCAGCCGCCGGTTCCTCGCCGACCGGCTCGCAGCCCGGTTCGTCACGCTCTCGGGCGTCGTCATCATCGCCGCCATCCTGGCGATCCTCTTCGTCATCGTCGCGGTGGTGTGGCCACTTCTCAGGTCGCCTTCGGCCGCCTCCGTACCGGCCGGCGCGCTGCCGGCCGGTACGGTTCCGCTGGCCCTGGCCGTCGACGAGTACCGGGAGGAGGCGTTCGTCGCCACGAAGGGCGGTCTCCTGATCCTGCCGGTGTCCGGCGGCGAGGCCACGGTCGTGGAGCTGCCCGAGCTCGGCGAGGCCACGGTCGTCAAGGCCGTCGCGCCGGAGCCGGAGCTGATCGTCCTCGGACTCTCCGACGGCCGCCTCTATCCGGTCGGCGTCTCGACCGAGGTGGTGTACGAAGAGGGGAAGCGGCGCGTGACTCCATCCGTCCGTCCCGGGTCGCCGGTGACGGTTGGATCGGAAGGAAAGCCAGCCGGGGTCTTCAAGTACGTCCGTGGCCCCGACGGCCCGATCGCCCTCGTCGCGACCGGCCCCCGTCAGCTGACTCTCGTCCGGGTCGTCGAGAAGACGAACATGATGGGCGAGACGACGCGGGAGGAAGTGCGCATTCTGCTTCCCGTCGAGGCGAAGGGCGAGGTGACGTCGCTGGCCCTCGACGTCCGCGGACAGGACATCTTCGCCGGTACGTCGGGCGGGGAGATCGTCCGGTTCGACCTCCGCGACGAGGCAAACCCGAAGCAGGAGGAGACCGTCTCCGCCAGCTCATCCGGAGATGCACTCGGGGTCCTCGGCTTCCTGAACGGGGACCGCACCCTGGTATCCGGAGACGCCGCAGGACGCGTCTTTTCCTGGCAGGTGATCCAGGCGGAATCCGGCGACTCGCGTCGGCTCGCGAGGATCCACGAGTTCCGCCCCCACGGGGCAGCCGTCACGGGGTTCTCGGCCTCGCGGCGGGACAAGGGCTTCGTGACGGGAGACGCCGCGGGAGGCGTCGAGGTGCATTACGCCACGACCGGCAAGTCCCTCCTGTCGCTCGAAGCGGGGAAGGCGCCTCTCGGCGCCGTCGTCTTCGCGCCGAAGGCCGACGCCGTCCTGGCGGCCTCGGTGGACGGGCGGCTGCACCAGTTCACGCTCCGGAATCCTCACCCCGAGGTGTCCTGGAACGCGCTCTTCGGGAGGGTCTGGTACGAGGGGTACGCCCAGCCCGACTACGTCTGGCAGTCGACCGGCGGGACCGACGACTTCGAAGCCAAGTTCAGCCTGACACCTCTCATCTACGGGACGCTCAAGGGGACGTTCTACGCCCTGATCCTCGCGATCCCGATCGCCCTCGCCGGCGCCCTCTATACCGCGCAGTTCATGCATCCGAACCTGCGGTCGGTCGTGAAGCCGGTCGTCGAGGTGATGGCCGCGCTCCCGAGCGTCGTCCTCGGCTTCATCGCCGGGCTCTGGCTCGCACCGATGCTCGAGAGGATCGTCCCGGGCGTCCTCCTCATGCCCGTGGTCATCACGGTCCTCGCCGTCCTGGGCGCGGCGGCGTGGGCGAAGCTGCCCTCGCGCATCCGGGTGCGGATTCCCAACGGCTGGGAGGCCGTGCTCCTGGTTCCGCTCGTCGTGGGGGGCGGGGCGCTCTCGATCTGGCTGGGATTCGAGGTCGAGCGGTTCTTCCTCGCGAGCGACTACCGGCACTTCCTCCTGACGGCCCTCGGGCTGACCTACGACCAGCGCAACTCCCTCGTCGTCGGCATCGCGATGGGGTTCGCGGTCATCCCGATCATCTTCACGGTCGCCGAGGATTCCCTCTCGAGCGTCCCGACGGGCCTGGCGGCAGGCTCGCTCGCCCTCGGCGCCACGCGCTGGCAGACGGCCCTCAGAACCGTCCTTCCGACCGCCTCGCCCGGGATCTTCTCCGCCGTGATGATCGGGTTCGGGCGGGCCGTGGGCGAGACGATGATCGTCCTGATGGCCACCGGGAACACGCCCGTCATGGAAGCGTCGATCTTCAACGGCTTCCGCGCCCTCTCGGCCAACATCGCCGTGGAGCTGCCAGAGGCCCCGGAAGGCGGGACGCTCTTCCGAGTGCTCTTCCTGGCGGCCCTCCTCCTCTTCCTGATGACGTTCGTCGTCAACACGGCGGCCGAGCTGGTGCGCCTGCGCCTCCGGAAGAAGTACAGGACGTTCGAATGA
- the pstS gene encoding phosphate ABC transporter substrate-binding protein PstS family protein has translation MKRIAPALVAAVLLAGPAVGQTVQVDPAIQPYKPVSGVSGNLSSIGSDSLNNLMTLWAEKFNKMYPNVKIQIEGKGSSTAPPALISATAQLGPMSRAMKGSEIDEFEKKYGYKPTQVRVAVDALAVFVNKDNPVACLTMQQVDGAFSKSRRAGYKENVKTWGQLGLTGDWASRPVSLFGRNSASGTYGFFKEHVLKNGDYKDEVKEQPGSASVVQGVTVDRFAMGYSGIGYATAGVKALPLAAKQGDKCYPASPAEAYSGNYPLARFLYVYVNRAPGKPLDPIVGEFLKLVLSKDGQEVVVKDGYFPLPSKIEQEELAKLLK, from the coding sequence ATGAAGAGAATCGCTCCCGCACTCGTCGCAGCCGTGCTGCTTGCCGGCCCGGCTGTCGGCCAGACCGTCCAGGTGGATCCGGCCATCCAGCCGTACAAGCCCGTCTCCGGCGTCTCCGGAAACCTGAGCTCGATCGGCTCCGACTCGCTGAACAACCTCATGACCCTCTGGGCCGAGAAGTTCAACAAGATGTACCCGAACGTGAAGATCCAGATCGAGGGGAAGGGCTCCTCGACGGCCCCCCCGGCGCTGATCTCGGCCACCGCCCAGCTCGGCCCGATGTCGCGCGCCATGAAGGGGAGCGAGATCGACGAGTTCGAGAAGAAGTACGGCTACAAGCCGACCCAGGTGCGGGTCGCCGTGGACGCCCTCGCCGTCTTCGTGAACAAGGACAATCCCGTAGCCTGCTTGACGATGCAGCAGGTCGACGGCGCCTTCTCCAAGTCGCGCCGGGCCGGCTACAAGGAGAACGTGAAGACCTGGGGCCAGCTCGGCCTCACGGGCGACTGGGCGAGCCGCCCCGTCAGCCTCTTCGGCCGCAACTCGGCTTCCGGCACCTACGGCTTCTTCAAGGAGCACGTCCTGAAGAACGGGGACTACAAGGACGAGGTGAAGGAGCAGCCCGGCTCGGCGTCCGTCGTCCAGGGCGTCACCGTCGACCGGTTCGCGATGGGCTACTCCGGCATCGGCTACGCGACGGCCGGCGTCAAGGCGCTGCCGCTCGCGGCCAAGCAGGGAGACAAGTGCTACCCGGCGTCCCCCGCTGAGGCCTACTCCGGCAACTACCCCCTGGCCCGCTTCCTCTACGTGTACGTGAACCGCGCCCCCGGAAAGCCGCTCGACCCGATCGTGGGTGAGTTCCTCAAGCTGGTCCTCTCGAAGGACGGCCAGGAAGTCGTCGTCAAGGACGGCTACTTCCCCCTGCCGTCGAAGATCGAGCAGGAAGAGCTCGCCAAGCTCCTCAAGTAG
- a CDS encoding alpha/beta fold hydrolase, producing the protein MRGRVRGVVLSGCSDDPRDGFGRADTPVLLLWGTEDPVTPPAVGRRLRTALPQARLLFILEAGHLPMVDRPSVFAFHLSSFLNDLAPESLPSRRLVDEAA; encoded by the coding sequence ATGCGGGGGCGCGTTCGGGGTGTGGTTCTCTCGGGCTGTTCCGACGACCCCAGGGACGGATTCGGGAGGGCCGACACGCCCGTCCTCCTCCTCTGGGGGACCGAGGATCCAGTCACGCCGCCCGCGGTCGGAAGGCGCCTTCGGACCGCCCTGCCCCAGGCACGCCTCCTCTTCATCCTGGAGGCCGGCCACCTCCCGATGGTCGATCGCCCCTCGGTGTTTGCCTTCCACCTCTCGTCATTTCTGAACGATCTGGCCCCCGAATCGCTCCCGTCGCGCCGCCTCGTCGACGAGGCGGCCTGA
- a CDS encoding glycosyltransferase, which yields MTPAALLLAAFALAGLVITTLPVVLLSRLKGRHRPFRRGPRARADRPSSPPAASTAGRPRLSILKPLRGLDDGLEENLASFAGLCGVDYEVVLSVADPKDPALDAVARVRARFPHAPFVLVVGGAPAGRIGNPKVERLVAAARIARGDVFLVSDSNVRVAPDDVARTVALFDDPSVGCVSNLFVGSGARDFGAVIEGLHLLTFVVPGNVLAAWNGTPCVVGKSMALPRHVHDLIGGFAAFGEFLAEDQAIGLAVRDAGYRVVLSPVVVANVIERRTLGRALDRQVRWGKIRYAFSKSLFAGELLMNPFPVALLAALLAVPGGSPWAGAVSSIALVSLLLRILQASLLGRICGTPLGPVALLAMPLKDLLQLATQAVPFVSKEVVWHGHRARIGKRTVLVAVERPESFANA from the coding sequence ATGACGCCCGCCGCCCTCCTCCTCGCCGCTTTCGCCCTCGCGGGCCTCGTCATCACCACCCTGCCGGTCGTCCTCCTCTCGCGCCTGAAGGGGAGACACCGCCCTTTCCGCCGCGGCCCGCGCGCGCGGGCCGATCGGCCTTCTTCCCCGCCGGCCGCTTCCACGGCGGGCCGGCCGCGGCTCTCCATCCTTAAGCCCCTGCGTGGCCTGGACGACGGCCTCGAGGAGAACCTCGCGTCCTTCGCCGGTCTGTGCGGCGTCGACTACGAAGTCGTCCTCTCCGTCGCCGACCCGAAAGACCCCGCCCTCGACGCCGTCGCGCGGGTGAGGGCGCGCTTCCCCCACGCCCCGTTCGTCCTCGTCGTCGGCGGCGCGCCCGCCGGGCGGATCGGAAACCCGAAGGTCGAGCGCCTCGTCGCGGCGGCCCGCATCGCCCGCGGAGACGTCTTCCTCGTCTCCGACTCCAACGTCCGCGTCGCCCCCGACGACGTCGCGCGGACCGTCGCCCTCTTCGACGACCCGTCCGTCGGCTGCGTCTCGAACCTCTTCGTCGGGTCGGGTGCGCGCGACTTCGGCGCGGTCATCGAAGGCCTCCACCTCCTCACGTTCGTCGTTCCCGGAAACGTCCTCGCCGCCTGGAACGGGACGCCGTGCGTCGTCGGCAAGTCGATGGCCCTGCCGCGGCACGTCCACGACCTCATCGGCGGCTTCGCCGCGTTCGGAGAGTTCCTGGCGGAGGACCAGGCCATCGGCCTCGCCGTCCGCGACGCGGGCTACCGCGTCGTCCTCTCGCCCGTCGTCGTCGCCAACGTCATCGAGCGCCGGACTCTCGGGCGCGCCCTCGACCGCCAGGTGCGCTGGGGGAAGATCCGCTACGCCTTCTCGAAGTCCCTCTTCGCGGGCGAGCTGCTGATGAACCCCTTCCCCGTCGCGCTCCTGGCCGCACTCCTCGCCGTTCCGGGAGGCTCGCCGTGGGCTGGGGCGGTCTCATCCATCGCCCTCGTCTCGCTCCTCCTCCGTATTCTCCAGGCGAGCCTCCTGGGACGGATCTGTGGCACGCCCCTGGGCCCCGTCGCGCTCCTGGCCATGCCCCTGAAGGACCTCCTCCAGCTGGCGACCCAGGCCGTTCCCTTCGTCTCGAAGGAGGTCGTCTGGCACGGCCACCGCGCCCGCATCGGCAAGAGGACGGTTCTCGTCGCGGTCGAGCGACCGGAGTCGTTCGCAAACGCATGA
- a CDS encoding phosphotransferase: protein MLLGDFHIHTTWSDGRHSLPEVVDLFGRSGHDVIAITDHVVNSDSFLGKAAHRLRLSVTKEKWADYRAEIEREARRAWDTYRMLVLPGVELTRNGFTGGKSAHALALGLDDFVSADGRVEEMLTRARDAGAITVACHPNEQSDWFANTFYLWNRKDDVKGLVHLWELACRWDLFPQVGKAGFAFLGNSDFHRAPHMWAWKTLLDCEKRPEAVLSALRKGKGLGLTRLLAPAHAPVPHMEPEPCEGLPGFARASA from the coding sequence ATGCTGCTCGGCGACTTCCACATCCACACGACGTGGTCGGACGGCCGGCATTCACTGCCGGAGGTCGTCGACCTCTTCGGCCGCTCCGGGCACGACGTCATCGCCATCACCGACCACGTCGTCAACTCCGATTCCTTTCTCGGAAAGGCGGCTCACAGGCTGCGACTCTCCGTGACGAAGGAGAAGTGGGCCGACTACCGCGCCGAGATCGAGCGGGAGGCGCGCCGCGCCTGGGACACCTACCGGATGCTCGTCCTCCCCGGCGTCGAGCTGACGCGGAACGGCTTCACGGGCGGCAAGTCGGCGCACGCCCTCGCCCTCGGCCTCGACGACTTCGTCTCCGCCGACGGCCGCGTCGAGGAGATGCTGACCCGCGCCCGCGATGCCGGAGCCATCACCGTCGCGTGCCACCCGAACGAGCAGTCGGACTGGTTCGCCAACACGTTCTACCTCTGGAACCGCAAGGACGACGTCAAGGGTCTCGTCCACCTCTGGGAGCTCGCCTGCCGGTGGGATCTCTTCCCCCAGGTCGGCAAGGCGGGCTTCGCCTTTCTCGGCAACAGCGACTTCCATCGCGCCCCGCACATGTGGGCCTGGAAGACGCTCCTCGACTGCGAGAAGCGTCCCGAGGCGGTCCTCTCCGCGCTCCGGAAGGGAAAGGGGCTCGGCCTGACGCGTCTCCTCGCCCCCGCCCACGCCCCCGTGCCGCACATGGAGCCCGAGCCGTGCGAGGGCCTCCCCGGTTTCGCGAGGGCCTCGGCATGA